The following proteins are co-located in the Trichocoleus sp. FACHB-46 genome:
- a CDS encoding DUF4177 domain-containing protein: MQRFEYITVYVNASGSYQAANGSWRNMKELGEQGWELVSVVSDAAKDMVAFFKRPQQHS, encoded by the coding sequence ATGCAGCGCTTTGAGTACATAACGGTTTACGTCAATGCTTCTGGGTCTTACCAGGCAGCTAATGGTAGCTGGAGAAACATGAAAGAATTAGGCGAGCAAGGCTGGGAATTAGTTTCTGTGGTGAGTGATGCAGCCAAAGATATGGTTGCCTTTTTTAAGCGGCCTCAACAGCATAGTTAA